In a single window of the Xylanimonas protaetiae genome:
- the mnhG gene encoding monovalent cation/H(+) antiporter subunit G, which yields MTPEPGFWTGLADVAAAVCLLLGAFLTFSAGVGVLRFSNLLARMHAVTKPQVLGLILLLAGVALRLRSATAVTLLALVVVFQLLTSPVAAHMVGRAGFRTGKVRREDLDVDDLSDR from the coding sequence ATGACGCCCGAACCGGGGTTCTGGACCGGGCTGGCCGACGTCGCCGCGGCCGTCTGCCTGCTGCTTGGAGCGTTCCTCACGTTCTCCGCGGGCGTCGGCGTGCTGCGGTTCTCGAACCTGCTGGCCCGCATGCACGCCGTGACGAAGCCGCAGGTGCTGGGCCTCATCCTGCTGCTCGCGGGCGTGGCGCTGCGGCTGCGCAGCGCCACCGCGGTGACGCTGCTCGCCCTCGTGGTCGTGTTCCAGCTGCTCACGAGCCCCGTGGCGGCCCACATGGTGGGCCGCGCCGGCTTCCGCACGGGCAAGGTGCGCCGCGAGGACCTCGACGTCGACGACCTGTCGGACCGGTAG
- the dcd gene encoding dCTP deaminase, whose amino-acid sequence MLLSDRDIAAELDAQRVVIDPYDPAMLQPSSVDVRLDKFFRLFDNHKYPFIDPAQEQPELTRLIEVPEGEPFVLHPGEFVLGSTFETITLPDDVAARLEGKSSLGRLGLLTHSTAGFIDPGFSGHVTLELSNTATLPILLWPGMKIGQFCFFRLSSPSEHPYGSGANGSRYQGQRGPTASRSWQGFHRSTV is encoded by the coding sequence GTGCTGCTCTCCGACCGTGACATCGCCGCCGAGCTCGACGCCCAGCGGGTCGTCATCGACCCGTACGACCCGGCGATGCTCCAGCCGTCCAGCGTCGACGTGCGTCTCGACAAGTTCTTCCGGCTCTTCGACAACCACAAGTACCCCTTCATCGACCCGGCGCAGGAGCAGCCCGAGCTGACCCGCCTGATCGAGGTCCCCGAGGGCGAGCCGTTCGTGCTGCACCCGGGCGAGTTCGTGCTCGGCTCCACGTTCGAGACGATCACGCTGCCCGACGACGTCGCCGCGCGCCTCGAGGGCAAGTCGTCCCTCGGCCGCCTGGGCCTGCTGACGCACAGCACGGCCGGGTTCATCGACCCGGGGTTCAGCGGGCACGTGACGCTCGAGCTGAGCAACACCGCGACGCTGCCGATCCTGCTGTGGCCCGGCATGAAGATCGGCCAGTTCTGCTTCTTCCGCCTGTCCAGCCCGTCCGAGCACCCGTACGGCTCCGGCGCGAACGGCTCGCGCTACCAGGGCCAGCGCGGCCCGACGGCGAGCCGGTCGTGGCAGGGCTTCCACCGGAGCACGGTCTGA
- a CDS encoding Na(+)/H(+) antiporter subunit C gives MVVLDNVPSFALVLAVGVLFATGVYLLLERSLTRVLLGFVLVGNGANLALLVAGGRAGAAPILGAADPAVQISDPLAQAMVLTSIVITLALTAFVLAMAYRSWQLNGHDEVQDDDEDRRIARLAARNEAVWTDVDAAETGETLDEEAAEVHDDIEESLATSAPAASAAGEASAGAAGAAEGGDRP, from the coding sequence ATGGTCGTCCTCGACAACGTCCCCTCGTTCGCCCTCGTGCTGGCCGTCGGCGTGCTCTTCGCCACGGGCGTGTACCTGCTGCTGGAGCGGTCGCTCACGCGCGTGCTGCTCGGGTTCGTGCTGGTGGGCAACGGGGCGAACCTCGCGCTGCTCGTCGCGGGCGGGCGCGCCGGGGCCGCGCCCATCCTCGGGGCGGCCGACCCGGCCGTCCAGATCTCCGACCCGCTCGCGCAGGCCATGGTGCTCACGTCCATCGTCATCACGCTCGCCCTCACGGCGTTCGTGCTCGCGATGGCGTACCGCTCGTGGCAGCTCAACGGTCACGACGAGGTCCAGGACGACGACGAGGACCGCCGCATCGCCCGGCTCGCCGCGCGCAACGAGGCCGTCTGGACCGACGTCGACGCCGCCGAGACCGGCGAGACGCTCGACGAGGAGGCCGCCGAGGTGCACGACGACATCGAGGAGAGCCTCGCCACGAGCGCGCCCGCCGCCAGCGCCGCGGGCGAGGCCTCCGCCGGCGCCGCAGGCGCGGCCGAGGGCGGTGACCGGCCCTGA
- a CDS encoding Na+/H+ antiporter subunit D, producing the protein MWSAATLLPLPVLVPLFAAGLTLALHRHPRAQRVIAVTALAVVVATAAVLVGLADRGPVVAVIGDWQVPVGIDLVADRLSALMLLVSGVVLLCVLLYSMAQGGADGSDDVEVVGDGDRATDAAGDADLAERRDVLPVAIFHPTFLVLAAGVANAFLAGDLFNLYVGFEILLAASYVLLTLGGTGDRIRAGSVYVVVALVSSVVFLMAVGLAYSATGTVNLAQLAERLPDVDPAVRLGIQLLLLLGFGIKAAIFPLSAWLPDSYPTAPAPVTAVFAGLLTKVGVYAVIRTQTLLFPAGGAGNGRVDEVLMVLALLTMLVGILGAVAQDDIKRLLSFTLVSHIGYMIFGVALAGSASTAAAIFYVVHHITVQTALFLVVGLIERRGGTTSLDRLGGLARVAPGLAILFFVPAMNLAGIPPLSGFLGKVGLLEAGVRNGSGLAWVLVAGSVLTSLLTLYALVKAWNKAFWQEAPPEVVASSARVPLGMALPAAALVGVGLALTVFAGPIYGYAQRAADSLTDGHTYQQAVRDDGGLPPGDDVAGADE; encoded by the coding sequence ATGTGGTCCGCCGCGACGCTCCTGCCGCTGCCCGTGCTCGTCCCGCTCTTCGCGGCGGGGCTCACGCTCGCCCTGCACCGCCACCCGCGCGCGCAGCGCGTCATCGCCGTGACCGCGCTGGCGGTCGTCGTCGCCACCGCCGCCGTGCTCGTGGGGCTCGCCGACCGCGGGCCCGTCGTCGCCGTCATCGGCGACTGGCAGGTGCCCGTCGGCATCGACCTCGTCGCCGACCGGCTGTCCGCGCTCATGCTGCTGGTCAGCGGCGTCGTGCTGCTGTGCGTGCTGCTGTACTCGATGGCGCAGGGCGGCGCGGACGGGTCCGACGACGTCGAGGTGGTGGGCGACGGCGACCGCGCCACCGACGCGGCGGGCGACGCCGACCTCGCCGAGCGGCGCGACGTGCTGCCGGTCGCGATCTTCCACCCCACGTTCCTGGTGCTGGCCGCGGGCGTCGCCAACGCGTTCCTCGCGGGCGACCTGTTCAACCTCTACGTCGGGTTCGAGATCCTCCTCGCGGCCTCCTACGTGCTGCTGACCCTGGGCGGCACGGGCGACCGCATCCGGGCCGGGTCGGTCTACGTGGTGGTCGCGCTCGTGAGCTCGGTCGTGTTCCTCATGGCCGTCGGGCTCGCCTACTCCGCGACCGGCACCGTGAACCTGGCCCAGCTCGCCGAGCGGCTGCCCGACGTCGACCCGGCGGTGCGCCTGGGCATCCAGCTCCTGCTGCTGCTCGGCTTCGGCATCAAGGCCGCGATCTTCCCGCTCTCCGCGTGGCTGCCCGACTCCTACCCGACGGCGCCCGCGCCCGTCACCGCCGTGTTCGCCGGGTTGCTCACCAAGGTGGGCGTCTACGCCGTCATCCGCACGCAGACGCTGCTGTTCCCGGCCGGGGGAGCGGGCAACGGCCGCGTCGACGAGGTGCTCATGGTGCTCGCGCTGCTCACCATGCTCGTGGGCATCCTGGGCGCCGTCGCGCAGGACGACATCAAGCGCCTGCTCTCGTTCACGCTCGTCAGCCACATCGGCTACATGATCTTCGGCGTCGCGCTCGCGGGGTCGGCGTCGACGGCCGCCGCGATCTTCTACGTCGTGCACCACATCACCGTGCAGACGGCGCTGTTCCTCGTCGTGGGGCTCATCGAGAGACGCGGCGGGACGACGTCGCTCGACCGGCTGGGCGGGCTCGCCCGGGTGGCGCCCGGGCTCGCGATCCTGTTCTTCGTGCCCGCGATGAACCTGGCCGGCATCCCGCCGCTGAGCGGGTTCCTCGGCAAGGTGGGCCTGCTCGAGGCGGGCGTGCGCAACGGGTCCGGGCTGGCGTGGGTGCTCGTGGCCGGGTCGGTGCTGACGTCGCTGCTCACCCTGTACGCGCTGGTCAAGGCGTGGAACAAGGCGTTCTGGCAGGAGGCGCCGCCCGAGGTCGTGGCATCGAGCGCGCGCGTCCCGCTCGGGATGGCGCTGCCCGCCGCCGCGCTCGTGGGCGTGGGGCTCGCGCTGACCGTGTTCGCCGGTCCCATCTACGGGTACGCGCAGCGCGCGGCCGACAGCCTCACGGACGGGCACACCTACCAGCAGGCCGTGCGGGACGACGGCGGGCTCCCGCCCGGCGACGACGTCGCGGGGGCCGACGAGTGA
- a CDS encoding Na+/H+ antiporter subunit A has protein sequence MLPVVVAHLLLALAAPALVGWLGRKAFWVLALGPASAAGYALSQASAVMDGRVPVERIEWVPALGLALDFRLDTLSWLMLLVVGAVGALVLLYCSAYFSRGAVGMSRFAGVLVGFAGAMAGLVTADDLLLMFVFWELTTVFSYLLIGHHADRKASRRAAMQAIVVTTAGGLTMLVGVVVLGVSAGTWRVSEILADPPSGGVVTVAAVCLLAGAATKSAQVPTHFWLPAAMAAPTPVSAYLHAAAMVKAGIYLVARFAPAFSDLAAWRWVVLVLGSASMLLGGYRALRQHDLKLVLAFGTVSQLGLLVLLLGYGTRAAALAGLALLGAHAMFKASLFLVVGVVDAATGTRDLRRLAGLARQLPLTAAAGLLATASMIGLPPFAGYVAKEAALEAWAHDDDPLGRALLVVVALGSVLTVAYGLRFAWGAFGRKAPAQAEDAGDVVVKRPPLLLVAPPFVLAVLGLAVALLPQVGDNLLAPHADTYPTGETGHLTLWAGFTPTLLVTVLVLAAGAALFWQRERVERLQARAWSPLPADLVYRRSMRRLDDVAADVTGATQRGSLPFYLGAILVSVVAGPGLALAWGLRGAVLPGAAEAGGDAWHVGPLALVPFDRPAQLVVVAVIGVAAVLASRARRRLKAVFLVGVAGYGNAVLFLLHGAPDLALTQVLTETVTLVVMVLVLRRLPPYFSDRPLAASRWVRLAIGVGVGAVMMLLVTAAPLARTHPSIAQLFPDLALDGGGHNVVNVTLVDIRAWDTVGEISVLLVAATGVASLVFLRQRSARAPRVRDEGVPVRTPLPAASESRVQRRSWIVAAPTLAPERRSILFEVVTRVVFHAMIVFALFLLFRGHNGPGGGFAAGLVVGLALAVRYLAGGRYELGEAAPVHPGLVLGTGLFLSAGVGLVSLLSGQHAIESFLVDLHLPLFGTVHVVTSLFFDLGVFLVVIGLVLDVLRSLGAEIDQQGDLEGRQGRTLGGRAF, from the coding sequence GTGCTGCCCGTCGTCGTCGCCCACCTGCTGCTGGCGCTGGCTGCGCCTGCCCTCGTGGGGTGGCTGGGCCGCAAGGCCTTCTGGGTGCTCGCGCTGGGCCCGGCGTCGGCGGCCGGGTACGCGTTGTCGCAGGCGTCGGCGGTCATGGACGGGCGCGTGCCCGTGGAACGCATCGAGTGGGTGCCCGCGCTCGGCCTCGCGCTGGACTTCCGGCTCGACACGCTGTCGTGGCTGATGCTGCTCGTGGTGGGCGCGGTCGGGGCGCTCGTGCTGCTGTACTGCAGCGCCTACTTCTCGCGCGGCGCCGTGGGGATGAGCCGGTTCGCGGGCGTGCTGGTGGGGTTCGCGGGTGCGATGGCGGGCCTGGTCACCGCGGACGACCTGCTGCTCATGTTCGTGTTCTGGGAGCTGACCACCGTCTTCTCCTACCTGCTCATCGGGCACCACGCCGACCGCAAGGCGTCGCGCCGCGCGGCCATGCAGGCGATCGTCGTCACGACGGCGGGCGGCCTGACGATGCTCGTCGGCGTCGTGGTCCTCGGGGTGAGCGCGGGCACGTGGCGGGTCTCGGAGATCCTCGCGGACCCGCCGTCGGGCGGCGTCGTGACGGTCGCGGCCGTGTGCCTGCTGGCCGGTGCCGCGACGAAGTCGGCGCAGGTGCCCACGCACTTCTGGCTGCCCGCGGCCATGGCCGCGCCGACGCCCGTGAGCGCCTACCTGCACGCCGCCGCGATGGTGAAGGCCGGCATCTACCTGGTCGCCCGGTTCGCGCCCGCGTTCTCCGACCTCGCCGCCTGGCGGTGGGTGGTGCTCGTGCTCGGCTCGGCCAGCATGCTGCTGGGCGGGTACCGGGCGCTGCGGCAGCACGACCTCAAGCTCGTCCTCGCCTTCGGCACGGTGTCCCAGCTCGGCCTGCTGGTGCTGCTGCTCGGGTACGGCACGCGCGCGGCGGCGCTCGCGGGGCTCGCCCTGCTGGGCGCGCACGCGATGTTCAAGGCGTCGCTGTTCCTCGTCGTCGGCGTCGTCGACGCCGCCACCGGGACGCGCGACCTGCGGCGGCTGGCCGGGCTCGCGCGGCAGCTGCCGCTGACGGCGGCGGCCGGCCTGCTGGCGACGGCGTCGATGATCGGGCTGCCGCCGTTCGCCGGGTACGTGGCCAAGGAGGCCGCGCTGGAGGCGTGGGCGCACGACGACGACCCGCTCGGGCGGGCGCTGCTCGTCGTCGTCGCCCTCGGGTCCGTGCTGACGGTGGCGTACGGGCTGCGGTTCGCGTGGGGCGCGTTCGGGCGCAAGGCGCCCGCGCAGGCGGAGGACGCCGGGGACGTCGTCGTCAAGCGGCCGCCGCTGCTGCTCGTCGCGCCGCCGTTCGTTCTGGCCGTGCTGGGGCTCGCCGTCGCCCTGCTGCCGCAGGTGGGCGACAACCTGCTGGCCCCGCACGCGGACACCTACCCGACCGGCGAGACCGGGCACCTGACCCTGTGGGCGGGGTTCACGCCGACGCTGCTCGTCACGGTGCTCGTGCTCGCGGCGGGCGCCGCGCTGTTCTGGCAGCGCGAGCGCGTCGAGCGGCTCCAGGCGCGCGCCTGGTCGCCGCTCCCGGCCGACCTCGTCTACCGCCGCTCCATGCGCCGGCTCGACGACGTCGCCGCCGACGTCACCGGTGCCACGCAGCGCGGCTCGCTGCCCTTCTACCTGGGCGCGATCCTCGTGTCCGTCGTCGCCGGGCCGGGCCTCGCGCTGGCCTGGGGGCTGCGCGGGGCCGTGCTGCCCGGCGCCGCGGAGGCCGGGGGCGACGCGTGGCACGTCGGGCCGCTCGCGCTCGTGCCGTTCGACCGGCCCGCGCAGCTCGTCGTCGTGGCCGTCATCGGCGTGGCCGCGGTGCTCGCCTCGCGCGCCCGGCGCCGGCTCAAGGCCGTGTTCCTCGTGGGCGTGGCGGGGTACGGCAACGCCGTGCTGTTCCTGCTGCACGGGGCGCCCGACCTCGCGCTGACCCAGGTGCTCACCGAGACGGTCACGCTCGTCGTCATGGTGCTGGTGCTGCGCCGCCTGCCCCCGTACTTCTCCGACCGGCCGCTCGCCGCGAGCCGCTGGGTGCGCCTCGCGATCGGCGTGGGCGTGGGCGCGGTCATGATGCTGCTGGTCACGGCCGCTCCGCTCGCCCGGACGCACCCGTCGATCGCGCAGCTCTTCCCCGACCTGGCGCTCGACGGCGGCGGGCACAACGTCGTCAACGTGACCCTCGTGGACATCCGCGCGTGGGACACCGTGGGTGAGATCTCCGTGCTGCTCGTGGCCGCGACGGGCGTCGCGTCGCTCGTGTTCCTGCGGCAGCGCTCCGCGCGGGCCCCGCGCGTGCGCGACGAGGGCGTGCCCGTGCGCACGCCCCTGCCCGCGGCGTCCGAGTCGCGGGTGCAGCGCCGCAGCTGGATCGTCGCGGCCCCCACGCTGGCCCCCGAGCGGCGCTCGATCCTGTTCGAGGTGGTCACGCGCGTCGTGTTCCACGCCATGATCGTGTTCGCCCTCTTCCTGCTCTTCCGCGGCCACAACGGGCCGGGTGGCGGGTTCGCGGCCGGCCTCGTCGTCGGGCTCGCGCTCGCGGTGCGCTACCTCGCGGGCGGGCGCTACGAGCTGGGCGAGGCCGCGCCCGTGCACCCCGGCCTCGTGCTCGGCACGGGGCTCTTCCTGTCCGCCGGCGTGGGGCTCGTGTCGCTGCTGTCCGGGCAGCACGCCATCGAGAGCTTCCTCGTGGACCTGCACCTGCCCCTGTTCGGCACGGTGCACGTGGTGACGTCGCTCTTCTTCGACCTGGGGGTGTTCCTCGTCGTCATCGGGCTCGTGCTCGACGTGCTGCGCTCGCTCGGCGCCGAGATCGACCAGCAGGGCGACCTCGAGGGCCGCCAGGGGCGCACGCTCGGCGGGAGGGCCTTCTGA
- a CDS encoding pirin family protein, whose protein sequence is MSNLESRPAEQVCAAGDAPAGVQLLTARDVPLGGPRAMAVRRTIPQKVRSLVGAWCFCDHYGPDDVTASAGMQVPPHPHTGLQTVSWLFAGEILHRDSVGSLETVRPGELNLMTAGVGISHSEESPAGVRPPTLHGVQLWTALPGDALGVEPHFEHHADLPVAEHAGGRVQVFLGALGALVSPARTYTPLVGAQVDLVPGGRVELDVDPAFEHALLIDAGDVTFAGVVVPPDQLGYVAPGRDRLVIEAGPDAPARTVLLGGVPFEEDIVMWWNFVGRSHDDVARARADWMAQVADDGAGTRYADGAAGRRFGEVHGYAEGPLRAPVLPDVRLRPRTRPR, encoded by the coding sequence CGTCCCGCCGAGCAGGTCTGCGCCGCTGGCGACGCCCCCGCCGGCGTGCAGCTCCTCACCGCGCGCGACGTGCCGCTCGGCGGCCCGCGCGCGATGGCCGTGCGGCGCACGATCCCGCAGAAGGTGCGCTCCCTGGTGGGCGCCTGGTGCTTCTGCGACCACTACGGGCCGGACGACGTCACGGCGTCGGCGGGCATGCAGGTGCCGCCGCACCCGCACACCGGGCTCCAGACGGTGAGCTGGCTGTTCGCGGGCGAGATCCTGCACCGCGACTCGGTGGGCTCGCTGGAGACGGTGCGGCCGGGGGAGCTCAACCTCATGACGGCGGGCGTCGGCATCTCGCACTCGGAGGAGTCCCCCGCGGGCGTGCGGCCGCCCACGCTGCACGGCGTCCAGCTCTGGACCGCGCTGCCGGGCGACGCGCTCGGCGTCGAGCCGCACTTCGAGCACCACGCCGACCTGCCCGTCGCCGAGCACGCCGGCGGCCGCGTCCAGGTCTTCCTGGGCGCCCTCGGCGCGCTCGTCTCCCCGGCGCGCACGTACACGCCGCTCGTCGGCGCCCAGGTCGACCTCGTCCCCGGCGGCCGCGTCGAGCTCGACGTCGACCCCGCCTTCGAGCACGCGCTCCTGATCGATGCCGGGGACGTCACGTTCGCCGGCGTCGTCGTGCCCCCGGACCAGCTCGGCTACGTGGCTCCCGGCCGGGACCGGCTCGTGATCGAGGCCGGGCCGGACGCCCCGGCCCGCACCGTCCTCCTCGGCGGCGTCCCCTTCGAGGAGGACATCGTCATGTGGTGGAACTTCGTCGGCCGGTCGCACGACGACGTCGCCCGCGCCCGCGCGGACTGGATGGCGCAGGTGGCCGACGACGGCGCCGGTACCCGGTACGCCGACGGTGCGGCCGGCCGCCGCTTCGGCGAGGTGCACGGCTATGCCGAGGGCCCGCTGCGCGCCCCCGTCCTCCCCGACGTGCGCCTGCGCCCCCGCACACGCCCGCGCTGA
- a CDS encoding methylated-DNA--[protein]-cysteine S-methyltransferase: protein MTIARSATVVTPDGPFTVVADDAAVLASGWTDDVASLVALVHPTLRPSDVTPSDVTPDDVTRDETTRDETTHDDAAHEEAAHEEAAHEEAAHEEAAPGGPGTGDVLAAALSAVRAYYAGDLAAPGAVPVRQVSGEFRAHAWDVLRGVAPGEVVTYTQYAERAGRPAAVRAAAGACAMNAAALFVPCHRVLRTDGSLGGFRYGLPIKESLLTRERSLDPEPALF from the coding sequence ATGACCATCGCCCGCAGCGCCACCGTCGTCACGCCCGACGGCCCGTTCACCGTCGTCGCCGACGACGCCGCCGTGCTCGCCTCCGGGTGGACCGACGACGTCGCGTCGCTCGTCGCGCTCGTCCACCCGACGCTGCGACCCTCCGACGTCACGCCATCCGACGTCACGCCCGACGACGTCACGCGAGACGAGACCACGCGAGACGAGACCACGCACGACGACGCCGCGCACGAGGAGGCCGCGCACGAGGAGGCCGCGCACGAGGAGGCCGCGCACGAGGAGGCCGCGCCGGGCGGCCCCGGCACCGGCGACGTCCTTGCCGCCGCGCTCTCCGCCGTCCGCGCCTACTACGCGGGCGACCTCGCCGCGCCGGGCGCCGTGCCGGTGCGGCAGGTGTCCGGCGAGTTCCGGGCGCACGCCTGGGACGTGCTGCGCGGCGTCGCGCCGGGCGAGGTAGTGACCTACACGCAGTACGCGGAGCGCGCCGGCCGGCCGGCGGCCGTGCGGGCCGCGGCGGGGGCCTGCGCGATGAACGCGGCGGCCCTGTTCGTGCCGTGCCACCGCGTGCTGCGCACCGACGGCTCCCTGGGCGGCTTCCGCTACGGCCTGCCGATCAAGGAGTCGCTCCTGACGCGCGAGCGGTCGCTCGACCCGGAGCCGGCCCTGTTCTGA
- a CDS encoding Na+/H+ antiporter subunit E, producing MTAGQAAAVGVARRRVRRVVAQWPTILLLSGLWMLLWATFAWGTFVAGLVLGVVVVAVLPLPPVGVDAAFRPGRVAVLAGRFVGDLVVASFQVAWTALRPGPQPRGGVVSVPLRPAPDVLFAMTAVLSSLVPGSLVVEVDTRTAVLYLHVLDLDAAGGVAGVRAQTLHLEERVLRAFAARGDLVRAGLAADDGGGRA from the coding sequence GTGACCGCGGGCCAGGCGGCGGCCGTCGGCGTCGCGCGGCGGCGGGTGCGGCGCGTCGTGGCGCAGTGGCCCACGATCCTGCTCCTGTCCGGGCTGTGGATGCTGCTGTGGGCCACGTTCGCGTGGGGCACGTTCGTGGCCGGCCTCGTGCTGGGCGTCGTCGTCGTGGCGGTGCTGCCGCTGCCGCCCGTCGGGGTGGACGCGGCGTTCCGGCCGGGCCGCGTCGCGGTGCTCGCGGGACGGTTCGTGGGCGACCTCGTGGTGGCCTCGTTCCAGGTGGCGTGGACGGCGCTGCGGCCCGGGCCGCAGCCGCGCGGCGGCGTGGTGTCCGTGCCGCTGCGGCCCGCGCCCGACGTGCTGTTCGCGATGACGGCCGTGCTGTCCTCGCTCGTGCCGGGGTCGCTCGTCGTCGAGGTCGACACGCGCACCGCCGTGCTCTACCTGCACGTGCTCGACCTCGACGCGGCCGGTGGCGTCGCGGGCGTCCGGGCGCAGACGCTCCACCTCGAGGAGCGCGTGCTGCGCGCGTTCGCCGCCCGGGGCGACCTGGTCCGGGCCGGGCTCGCCGCCGACGACGGAGGAGGACGCGCATGA
- a CDS encoding monovalent cation/H+ antiporter complex subunit F, with protein MIVVAVVATTLIAAAAVLALVRLERGPSMLDRTVAFDVLTTTIVGAVAVEAAWSRRTESIPILVVLSLVGFIGSVTIARFASVEPESEKRIRTREEVRAEDAAREAALEAERRARRRGSVPRPADRTSAADDGEELS; from the coding sequence ATGATCGTCGTGGCCGTCGTCGCGACGACCCTCATCGCGGCCGCCGCCGTCCTCGCGCTCGTGCGGCTCGAGCGCGGTCCGTCGATGCTCGACCGGACCGTCGCGTTCGACGTCCTGACCACCACGATCGTCGGCGCGGTCGCCGTCGAGGCGGCCTGGTCGCGGCGCACCGAGTCCATCCCGATCCTCGTGGTGCTCTCGCTCGTCGGGTTCATCGGGTCGGTGACGATCGCGCGCTTCGCGTCCGTCGAGCCCGAGAGCGAGAAGCGCATCCGCACGCGCGAGGAGGTCCGCGCCGAGGACGCCGCCCGCGAGGCCGCGCTCGAGGCGGAGCGCCGCGCCCGGCGCCGGGGGAGCGTGCCCCGCCCGGCCGACCGGACGTCGGCCGCCGACGACGGGGAGGAGCTGTCATGA